Proteins encoded by one window of Anguilla rostrata isolate EN2019 chromosome 9, ASM1855537v3, whole genome shotgun sequence:
- the LOC135262602 gene encoding glucose-dependent insulinotropic receptor → MAADNGTCWAAGAVDIHAPTQAAPVHTGVLQTDEPYSGEVHAGVEGLGWILSVGSMLIISTNLLVGMALLLLVRKKGGQSWCFVLNLALADTLVGVAITGIASGVIHASTSPTSRTRCLIRMAFITSTSTASILTMFFISLDRYVAIRLPLRYAQLAGARVTAAALAVLWLLALAVGFLPGMVQQMQQSHYGGFCTFFSVIRPKSIILVFCTCFFPVLSVFIYFYLDILKIACGHQRQIRQTCRSSLAGSPVPHPNRHGGHVKALRTVALLVGCFTLSWSPFFIASTVQVLCQSCKLYRIIENDLWLLGLSNSLLNPLVYACWQKEVRHELCALFTCIKSKLSNAALHATYRGRHSGRTMTAETPVHSESCPASGPQLRPGLPHTDTPVVSSASL, encoded by the coding sequence ATGGCTGCGGACAACGGGACGTGCTGGGCCGCAGGCGCAGTGGACATCCACGCTCCCACACAAGCCGCACCtgtgcacacaggtgtgctgcagACAGATGAGCCGTACTCAGGTGAGGTGCATGCAGGTGTGGAGGGCCTGGGCTGGATCCTGAGCGTTGGCTCCATGCTGATCATCAGCACTAACTTGCTGGTGGGCATGGCTCTGCTACTGCTCGTCAGGAAGAAGGGCGGGCAGAGCTGGTGCTTCGTGCTCAACCTGGCGCTGGCCGACACGCTGGTGGGCGTGGCTATCACTGGCATCGCCTCAGGGGTGATCCACGCCAGCACCTCCCCGACCAGCAGGACCAGGTGCTTGATCCGCATGGCCTTcatcacctccacctccacagcCTCCATCCTCACCATGTTCTTCATCTCGCTGGACCGCTACGTCGCCATCAGGCTGCCGCTGCGCTATGCGCAGCTGGCGGGCGCGCGGGTGACGGCGGCGGCACTGGCGGTGCTGTGGCTGCTGGCCCTGGCCGTGGGTTTCCTGCCGGGGATGGTGCAGCAGATGCAGCAGAGCCACTACGGCGGCTTCTGCACCTTCTTCTCCGTCATCCGGCCCAAGAGCATCATCCTGGTCTTCTGCACCTGCTTCTTCCCCGTCCTCTCTGTCTTCATCTACTTCTACCTGGACATCCTCAAGATCGCCTGTGGCCACCAGCGGCAGATCCGCCAAACCTGCCGGTCCAGCCTGGCCGGCTCCCCTGTTCCTCATCCGAACCGGCACGGCGGTCACGTGAAGGCCCTGCGGACAGTGGCCCTGCTGGTGGGCTGCTTCACCCTCTCCTGGAGCCCCTTCTTCATCGCCAGCACGGTGCAGGTGTTGTGCCAGTCCTGCAAGCTCTACCGCATCATCGAGAACGACCTGTGGCTGCTGGGACTGTCCAACTCGCTGCTCAACCCGCTGGTGTACGCTTGTTGGCAGAAGGAAGTCCGCCATGAGCTCTGCGCCCTCTTCACCTGCATAAAAAGCAAGCTTTCAAATGCAGCCCTGCATGCCACCTACAGGGGGCGCCACTCTGGCCGCACCATGACCGCTGAGACTCCGGTGCACAGCGAATCTTGTCCTGCTTCAGGGCCCCAGCTGAGACCTGGActgcctcacacagacactccagTGGTGTCCTCTGCGTCCTTATAA